In Halococcus salsus, one DNA window encodes the following:
- a CDS encoding SPFH domain-containing protein, translated as MLLEPLQVGALLPAIVVLLLLLVAVATVYSSIEIVNAYEKRALTVLGDYRKLLEPGISFVPPFVSNTYPFDMRTQTLDVPRQEAITRDNSPVTADAVVYIKVMDAKKAFLEVDDYKRAVSNLAQTTLRAVLGDMDLDDTLSKRSEINSRIRRDLDEPTDEWGVRVESVEVREVNPSPDVQQAMEQQTSAERRRRAMILEAQGERRSAVESAEGEKQSNIIRAQGEKQSQILEAQGDSVSTVLRAKSAESMGERAVIERGMETLQSMGESESTTFVLPQELTSMLGRYGKHLPGSDVTESNDDLQSLDFDAETRELIGLDNIDEILGNIDEEAELDVEEMEQEAEAIKTGKATTDIQDPDDVIAEMDEPTGTGSGPDSTEASDEELEPETN; from the coding sequence ATGCTACTCGAACCGCTGCAGGTCGGCGCTCTCCTCCCGGCCATCGTCGTCCTGCTCCTCCTGCTGGTCGCGGTCGCAACCGTCTACAGCTCGATCGAGATCGTCAACGCGTACGAGAAACGCGCGCTGACGGTGCTCGGTGACTACCGAAAACTCCTCGAACCCGGCATCAGCTTCGTGCCGCCGTTCGTCAGCAACACCTACCCGTTCGACATGCGGACCCAGACCCTCGACGTCCCCCGTCAGGAGGCGATCACCCGCGACAACTCGCCGGTGACCGCCGACGCAGTCGTTTATATCAAGGTCATGGACGCGAAGAAGGCCTTCCTCGAAGTCGACGACTACAAGCGCGCGGTCTCGAACCTCGCACAGACCACCCTCCGCGCCGTGCTCGGCGACATGGACCTCGACGACACGCTGAGCAAGCGCTCGGAGATCAACAGCCGCATTCGACGGGACCTCGACGAGCCGACCGACGAGTGGGGTGTGCGGGTCGAGTCGGTCGAGGTCCGGGAGGTCAACCCCTCGCCCGACGTCCAGCAGGCGATGGAACAGCAGACCTCCGCCGAGCGCCGTCGCCGTGCGATGATCCTCGAAGCCCAGGGTGAACGCCGGAGCGCGGTCGAGAGCGCCGAGGGTGAGAAGCAGTCGAACATCATCCGCGCCCAGGGTGAAAAGCAGAGCCAGATCCTCGAGGCCCAGGGTGACTCGGTCTCGACGGTGCTCCGGGCGAAGTCCGCCGAGTCGATGGGCGAACGCGCGGTCATCGAGCGCGGGATGGAGACCCTCCAGTCGATGGGCGAAAGCGAGTCCACGACGTTCGTGCTGCCCCAGGAGCTGACCTCGATGCTCGGGCGGTACGGCAAACACCTCCCCGGCAGCGACGTCACCGAGAGCAACGACGACCTCCAGAGCCTCGACTTCGACGCCGAGACACGCGAACTCATCGGGCTCGACAACATCGACGAGATCCTCGGCAACATCGACGAGGAGGCCGAACTCGATGTCGAGGAGATGGAACAGGAGGCCGAAGCCATCAAGACCGGCAAGGCCACCACCGACATCCAGGACCCCGACGACGTCATCGCCGAGATGGACGAGCCGACGGGGACCGGATCGGGGCCCGACTCGACCGAGGCGAGCGACGAGGAACTCGAACCCGAGACGAACTGA
- a CDS encoding DUF7127 family protein has product MTPTLQQFDDRDDVLRRYEYADRVVYAADLGPADDITVDIVDGTVMLVHGDEQADFEIREAGSAEATINNGVLTVEVAR; this is encoded by the coding sequence ATGACACCAACACTCCAGCAGTTCGACGACCGGGACGACGTACTCCGGCGATACGAGTACGCCGACCGGGTGGTGTACGCCGCCGACCTCGGCCCTGCCGACGATATCACGGTCGACATCGTCGACGGCACCGTGATGCTCGTCCACGGCGACGAGCAGGCGGACTTCGAGATCCGGGAAGCCGGATCGGCCGAAGCGACCATCAACAACGGCGTGCTTACCGTCGAGGTGGCGCGATAA
- a CDS encoding winged helix-turn-helix transcriptional regulator, with protein MGDPEVDEGKRATLRRFAAVGAVGPLARLADRDEDDESDARDAITGYLAATPGAHFSKVRDDLELGTGETQHHLRRLENDAVVESDRDGDYRRYFPAREFDAFEKVALGVLRRETPRGMVIALLRDPDASASDLATDLGVSRPTVSKHAADLEDAGVLSRGEGYALVRPELLLTLLVRYANSFDVATLQFAREADRYISVDG; from the coding sequence ATGGGCGACCCCGAGGTCGACGAGGGAAAACGCGCGACGCTCCGGCGGTTCGCCGCCGTCGGGGCGGTCGGGCCGCTCGCGCGCCTCGCCGACAGGGACGAAGACGACGAGAGCGACGCCCGCGACGCCATCACGGGCTACCTCGCGGCGACGCCGGGCGCGCACTTCTCGAAGGTTCGTGACGACCTCGAGCTTGGAACCGGCGAGACCCAACACCACCTCCGGCGGCTCGAAAACGACGCGGTCGTCGAGAGCGACCGCGACGGCGACTACCGACGGTACTTCCCCGCCCGGGAGTTCGACGCGTTCGAGAAGGTCGCGCTCGGCGTCCTCCGTCGGGAGACGCCACGGGGAATGGTGATCGCGCTGCTTCGCGACCCCGACGCGAGCGCGAGCGACCTCGCCACCGACCTCGGGGTCTCGCGGCCGACGGTGAGCAAACACGCCGCCGACCTCGAGGATGCGGGGGTGCTCTCGCGTGGCGAGGGCTACGCGCTCGTCCGTCCGGAGCTCCTGTTGACGCTGCTCGTTCGATACGCCAACTCGTTCGACGTCGCGACGCTCCAGTTCGCGCGCGAGGCCGACCGGTACATCAGCGTCGACGGATAG
- a CDS encoding DUF7312 domain-containing protein: MADDDEWKYSVEDFEDPEESDAGEATDVFGDAQTRREIEPESPSFENALFVVFGVALALLILLGV; the protein is encoded by the coding sequence ATGGCGGACGACGACGAGTGGAAGTACTCAGTCGAGGACTTCGAAGACCCCGAAGAGAGCGACGCGGGCGAAGCCACGGACGTCTTCGGCGACGCGCAGACTCGGCGGGAGATCGAACCCGAGTCGCCGAGCTTCGAGAACGCGCTGTTCGTGGTGTTCGGGGTCGCGCTGGCGCTGTTGATCCTGCTCGGGGTCTGA
- a CDS encoding NfeD family protein — translation MIPALGTAAVAAVLGSLPLQVTELVLDQLPLVLLICGLALVGAEALAPGGHLMVLGVALLTAGIVGLALGTFLAPVFLAAVLAPVVIASGAAAFYVYREFDFYGGKGSGRTSDSSALRGKTGRATERITHSSGEVKLDEGGFNPYYAARALDREIEEGEEVLVTDPGGGNVVTVESLSMIEDDEIDRALARGHEESADERERETA, via the coding sequence ATGATACCGGCGCTCGGGACCGCGGCCGTGGCTGCGGTCCTCGGTTCGCTGCCCCTCCAGGTGACCGAGCTCGTCTTGGACCAGCTCCCGCTCGTACTCCTGATCTGTGGGCTCGCACTGGTCGGTGCGGAGGCGTTGGCACCCGGCGGGCACCTGATGGTACTCGGCGTCGCGCTCTTGACCGCGGGCATCGTCGGACTGGCGCTCGGCACCTTCCTCGCCCCGGTGTTCCTCGCGGCGGTGCTCGCGCCGGTCGTGATCGCGAGCGGCGCGGCGGCGTTCTACGTCTACCGGGAGTTCGACTTCTACGGCGGGAAGGGGTCGGGCCGGACGAGCGACTCGTCGGCGCTCCGGGGCAAGACCGGGCGCGCTACCGAACGCATCACCCACAGCAGCGGCGAGGTCAAACTCGACGAGGGGGGCTTCAACCCCTACTACGCCGCCCGGGCGCTCGACCGGGAGATCGAGGAGGGCGAGGAGGTGCTGGTCACCGACCCCGGCGGGGGCAACGTGGTGACCGTCGAGTCGCTCTCGATGATCGAGGACGACGAGATCGACCGGGCGCTGGCCCGCGGGCACGAGGAGTCGGCCGACGAGCGCGAGCGCGAGACCGCTTGA
- a CDS encoding VTT domain-containing protein — protein sequence MTYLPPVVLPILAGHVLQFGGLEHAVETASGPFGLVIVAVYSFLIAIALPLPSEVVLLAAQSGLGFGFSGTVDLAIVIVVSGLGKAAGSVAAFALGQEAKRQSGPVIDRLRESRFDIVEWSERRTVELARQYGYLGLALALCVPFFPDTISIYAFTVLEEDYAKFAAATFVGSVGRLLVVAGVLAPFFSL from the coding sequence GTGACGTACCTCCCGCCGGTCGTCCTGCCGATTCTCGCTGGACACGTCCTCCAGTTCGGTGGTCTCGAACACGCGGTCGAGACCGCCTCGGGGCCGTTCGGGTTGGTGATCGTCGCGGTCTACTCGTTTCTCATCGCGATCGCCCTGCCGCTGCCGAGCGAGGTCGTCCTCCTCGCGGCCCAGTCGGGGCTCGGGTTCGGCTTCTCGGGCACCGTCGACCTCGCCATCGTGATCGTCGTGAGCGGGCTCGGCAAGGCCGCCGGCAGCGTCGCCGCCTTCGCGCTCGGTCAGGAGGCAAAACGCCAGTCCGGTCCGGTCATCGACCGGCTCCGGGAGTCGCGCTTCGACATCGTGGAGTGGTCCGAGCGCCGGACGGTCGAACTCGCCAGACAGTACGGCTACCTCGGGCTCGCGCTCGCGCTCTGTGTCCCCTTCTTTCCGGACACGATCTCGATCTACGCCTTCACCGTGCTCGAGGAGGACTACGCGAAGTTCGCGGCCGCGACCTTCGTCGGCAGCGTGGGCCGGCTGCTTGTGGTCGCGGGCGTGCTCGCACCGTTCTTCTCGCTGTGA
- a CDS encoding YkgJ family cysteine cluster protein, whose product MSFEDELARARDLDTSKLADAIETMGFECTRCGACCKAADGPDGHEDHTATVFPDEVRDLQDATGREWRDVARPMPYGVEPGPDGPTGETFEWALETTGCGDCSFYTERDGTGACTVHEDRPLICRTYPFSVALDGTNQPMGAAVDRVGAVRAHECEGLGRDIDRADAEALAGALKTRAVRELEEAIAVQDRYEPAPDADGVVVHDSEGAKRPDGTRLDGEDERASDE is encoded by the coding sequence GTGAGCTTCGAGGACGAACTCGCCCGCGCCCGCGACCTCGACACGTCGAAATTGGCCGATGCCATCGAGACGATGGGATTCGAGTGCACCCGCTGTGGGGCGTGCTGTAAGGCCGCCGACGGACCCGACGGCCACGAGGACCACACCGCCACGGTCTTCCCCGACGAGGTGCGCGACCTCCAAGACGCGACCGGTCGGGAGTGGCGCGACGTCGCCCGCCCGATGCCGTACGGAGTCGAACCCGGTCCCGACGGCCCGACGGGCGAGACCTTCGAGTGGGCGCTCGAAACCACCGGCTGTGGTGACTGTAGCTTCTACACCGAACGGGATGGAACGGGTGCGTGTACCGTCCACGAGGACCGCCCGCTGATCTGTCGGACCTACCCGTTCAGCGTCGCGCTCGACGGGACGAACCAGCCGATGGGTGCAGCGGTCGATCGAGTCGGCGCGGTGCGCGCCCACGAGTGCGAGGGGCTCGGACGCGACATCGACCGCGCGGACGCCGAGGCGCTCGCGGGCGCGCTCAAGACCCGCGCGGTCCGCGAACTCGAGGAGGCGATCGCGGTCCAGGACCGGTACGAACCCGCCCCCGACGCCGACGGTGTGGTGGTCCACGATTCGGAGGGCGCGAAACGACCCGACGGGACGCGGCTCGACGGCGAAGACGAACGGGCCTCCGACGAGTAG
- the ppsA gene encoding phosphoenolpyruvate synthase: MAVLWLDAVGKDDIDAVGGKGASLGELAGAGLPVPPAFVVTAGTYRSFIEETGIDDDLFAAVDVDSDDSSALAAAAERAEELILGTEMPEELKEEILETYGDLDGGEFEEAFVAVRSSATAEDLPDASFAGQQETFLNVTRDDLVERVKECWASLFTQRAIYYREQQGFEHRAVDIAVVVQRMVDAEKSGVMFTSHPSTGAPEVIVEAAWGLGEAVVAGEVSPDNYRIDRETSDVVETTIADKKTMCVKDPETGETAMQPVPDEKREAQVLDDDEIESLVAIGEQVEGHYGDPQDVEWAIIDGEVFMLQSRPITTIADSGESQAGVADGSGVATQSESNGSGSDVILTGLGASPGTASGDVAVVSELDQLDKVGEGDVIVTEMTTPDMVPAMKRAAGIVTNEGGMTSHAAIVSRELGVPAVVGTSTATDELEDGRRITIDGDKGTIREGAATTDERDAVEEVRPQAPVKPMTATEVKVNVSIPEAAERAAATGADGVGLLRMEHMILSTGKTPEKYINDHGEDAYIEEIVQGIQGVADEFYPRPVRVRTLDAPTDEFRQLEGGDDEPNEHNPMLGYRGIRRSLDRPDVFVHELEAFRRLYGMGYDNVEVMFPLVNDVEDVIRGRNLLEEVGIDPEKRSWGVMVETPASALCIEQMADAGIDFASFGTNDLTQYTLAVDRNNGQVADRFDELHPAVLELIGQTIATCREHDVSTSICGQAGSKPQMVKFLVNEGVSSISANIDAVRDVQHEVKRVEQKLVLDTVR, encoded by the coding sequence AGTACTCTGGCTCGACGCGGTCGGCAAGGACGACATCGACGCCGTCGGCGGCAAGGGGGCGTCGCTCGGCGAGCTCGCGGGGGCCGGCCTGCCCGTGCCACCGGCCTTCGTCGTCACGGCAGGGACGTATCGCTCGTTCATCGAGGAGACCGGCATCGACGACGACCTCTTCGCGGCGGTCGACGTCGACTCCGACGATTCGAGCGCGCTCGCGGCGGCGGCCGAGCGCGCCGAGGAGCTCATCCTCGGGACCGAGATGCCCGAGGAGTTGAAAGAAGAGATCCTCGAAACCTACGGCGACCTCGACGGCGGGGAGTTCGAGGAGGCGTTCGTCGCCGTCCGGTCGTCGGCCACGGCGGAGGACCTCCCCGACGCCTCGTTCGCGGGGCAACAGGAGACCTTCCTCAACGTCACCCGCGACGACCTCGTCGAGCGGGTGAAGGAGTGCTGGGCCTCGCTGTTCACCCAGCGGGCGATCTACTACCGCGAACAGCAGGGCTTCGAACACCGTGCCGTCGACATCGCCGTCGTCGTCCAGCGGATGGTCGACGCCGAGAAGAGCGGGGTCATGTTCACCTCACACCCCTCGACCGGGGCACCCGAGGTCATCGTCGAGGCGGCCTGGGGGCTCGGCGAGGCGGTCGTCGCGGGCGAGGTCTCGCCCGACAACTACCGGATCGACCGCGAGACCAGCGACGTGGTCGAGACCACGATCGCCGACAAGAAGACGATGTGCGTCAAGGACCCCGAGACCGGCGAGACCGCGATGCAGCCGGTGCCCGACGAGAAACGCGAGGCCCAGGTGCTCGACGACGACGAGATCGAGAGTCTGGTCGCGATCGGCGAGCAGGTCGAGGGCCACTACGGCGACCCCCAGGACGTGGAGTGGGCGATCATCGACGGCGAGGTGTTCATGCTCCAGTCCCGGCCGATCACGACCATCGCCGACTCCGGGGAGAGCCAGGCGGGCGTCGCCGACGGCAGCGGTGTCGCGACCCAGTCGGAGTCGAACGGCTCCGGGAGCGACGTCATCCTGACCGGGCTGGGTGCGAGCCCGGGGACCGCGAGCGGGGACGTGGCGGTCGTCAGCGAGCTCGACCAGCTCGACAAGGTGGGCGAAGGCGACGTGATCGTCACCGAGATGACGACCCCGGACATGGTGCCCGCGATGAAGCGCGCCGCCGGGATCGTCACCAACGAGGGCGGGATGACCTCCCACGCCGCGATCGTCTCGCGCGAGCTCGGGGTGCCCGCCGTCGTGGGCACCAGCACGGCCACCGACGAGCTCGAGGACGGCCGGCGGATCACGATCGACGGCGACAAGGGCACCATCCGTGAGGGCGCGGCCACCACCGACGAGCGCGACGCGGTCGAGGAGGTCCGCCCGCAGGCCCCCGTCAAACCGATGACCGCGACCGAGGTGAAGGTCAACGTCTCGATCCCCGAGGCCGCCGAACGCGCCGCCGCGACGGGTGCCGACGGGGTGGGGCTGCTCCGGATGGAACACATGATCCTCTCGACGGGCAAGACCCCCGAGAAGTACATCAACGACCACGGTGAGGACGCCTACATCGAGGAGATCGTCCAGGGGATCCAGGGCGTGGCCGACGAGTTCTACCCCCGCCCCGTCCGGGTTCGAACCCTCGATGCGCCCACCGACGAGTTCCGACAGCTGGAGGGCGGCGACGACGAGCCCAACGAACACAACCCGATGCTCGGCTATCGCGGCATCCGCCGGAGCCTCGACCGGCCCGACGTCTTCGTCCACGAGCTCGAAGCCTTCCGCCGGCTCTACGGTATGGGCTACGACAACGTCGAAGTGATGTTCCCGCTCGTCAACGACGTCGAGGACGTGATCCGGGGGCGAAACCTGCTCGAAGAGGTGGGTATCGACCCCGAGAAGCGGTCGTGGGGTGTGATGGTCGAGACGCCGGCGAGCGCGCTCTGCATCGAGCAGATGGCCGACGCGGGCATCGACTTCGCCTCGTTCGGTACCAACGACCTCACGCAGTACACCCTCGCGGTGGACCGCAACAACGGCCAGGTCGCCGACCGGTTCGACGAACTCCATCCGGCGGTGCTCGAACTCATCGGCCAGACGATCGCGACCTGTCGCGAGCACGACGTCTCGACCAGTATCTGTGGACAGGCCGGCTCGAAACCACAGATGGTGAAGTTCCTCGTCAACGAGGGCGTCTCGTCGATCTCCGCGAACATCGACGCCGTCCGCGACGTCCAGCACGAGGTCAAGCGCGTCGAGCAGAAGCTCGTTCTCGACACCGTCCGATAG
- a CDS encoding inorganic phosphate transporter, which produces MVEPLLVVGLVVALFVGYNIGGANTGPAFGPAVGAGVLSKVAAAALMSVFFFLGAWTVGRRVVDTLGQDLLTDPGVFTIETSIVVLFFIGGALFVGNYSGAPASTSMTAVGAIAGLGIATNELDWAVMGEIAVWWIVAPLVGFWTSMVVGRYFYPRINSWIAVTTTEGALLELDRSGTVPVPRRGTNTTVRELAGTVVVVAIACVMAFSAGTSNMANAVAPLYGAGVALDPLMVLGGVAVTIGAFTIARRTLDTLGNDITTLPLTAAIVVAVISSGIVIGLSAIGIPASFVIIATMSIVGLGWGRATRTVAVSEVRRERTPPLSVDALAVDEPGEDAPAIGEEEPERVAKAGELFDPGTTGRVIVMQNVVPVLSTIGAYATFRVAFEFWW; this is translated from the coding sequence ATGGTCGAACCTCTTCTGGTGGTTGGTCTCGTCGTCGCGCTCTTCGTCGGCTACAACATCGGCGGTGCGAACACCGGCCCAGCGTTCGGTCCGGCCGTCGGTGCGGGGGTGCTCTCGAAGGTCGCCGCGGCGGCGCTGATGTCGGTCTTCTTCTTCCTCGGCGCGTGGACCGTCGGTCGACGGGTCGTGGACACCCTGGGTCAGGACCTCCTGACCGACCCCGGGGTCTTCACGATCGAGACCAGCATCGTGGTGTTGTTCTTCATCGGCGGCGCGCTGTTCGTCGGGAACTACTCCGGGGCCCCCGCCTCGACGTCGATGACGGCCGTCGGGGCGATCGCCGGACTCGGGATCGCAACGAACGAACTCGACTGGGCCGTGATGGGCGAGATAGCGGTCTGGTGGATCGTCGCCCCGCTCGTGGGGTTCTGGACCTCGATGGTGGTCGGTCGGTACTTCTATCCCAGGATCAACAGCTGGATCGCGGTCACGACGACCGAGGGGGCCCTGCTCGAACTCGATCGGTCGGGGACGGTCCCGGTGCCACGGCGGGGGACGAACACCACCGTCCGGGAGCTGGCGGGCACGGTCGTCGTCGTCGCCATCGCGTGTGTCATGGCGTTCTCGGCGGGGACGTCGAACATGGCGAACGCGGTCGCGCCGCTGTACGGGGCCGGCGTCGCGCTGGACCCGTTGATGGTACTCGGCGGTGTCGCGGTCACCATCGGGGCGTTCACGATCGCCCGCCGAACGCTCGACACGCTCGGCAACGACATCACGACGCTCCCGCTGACCGCGGCCATCGTCGTCGCGGTGATCTCCTCGGGTATCGTGATCGGTCTCTCCGCGATCGGCATCCCCGCCTCGTTCGTCATCATCGCGACGATGTCGATCGTCGGGCTGGGCTGGGGACGAGCGACCCGCACCGTCGCCGTCTCGGAGGTTCGCCGCGAGCGGACGCCACCGCTCTCGGTGGACGCGCTGGCCGTCGACGAGCCGGGCGAGGACGCCCCCGCGATCGGCGAGGAGGAACCAGAGCGAGTCGCGAAAGCCGGCGAACTGTTCGACCCCGGCACGACCGGCCGGGTGATCGTGATGCAGAACGTCGTCCCGGTGCTCTCGACGATCGGTGCCTACGCCACGTTCCGGGTGGCCTTCGAGTTCTGGTGGTGA
- a CDS encoding DUF7123 family protein, translating into MGATTAAMPALSEKQRRIFEYLREHVATRTYFKSRLIGEAVGLSAKEVGTNMTAIQNSDGPLSVEKWGYSSSTTWKVTR; encoded by the coding sequence ATGGGCGCTACCACCGCGGCGATGCCCGCTCTCAGCGAGAAACAGCGACGGATCTTCGAGTACCTCCGCGAGCACGTGGCCACACGAACCTACTTCAAGTCCCGCCTCATCGGCGAGGCGGTCGGGCTCTCGGCGAAGGAGGTCGGTACCAACATGACCGCGATCCAGAACTCCGACGGGCCGCTCTCGGTCGAGAAGTGGGGCTACTCCTCCAGCACCACTTGGAAGGTCACCAGGTGA
- the metG gene encoding methionine--tRNA ligase has protein sequence MSHETFPTDHPAVVTCGLPYANGDLHVGHLRTYVGGDALARSLRKLGQETAFVSGSDMHGTPVAVNAWEEGVSPEEFALRHHEKYQETFPKFDIEFDNYGHTREETNVELTQAFVGELDEGGHIYEQEIEVAWDPEADQPLPDRYVEGTCPYCGEHARGDECDEGCGRHLEPGEIEDPTSVVTGNPAEYRTREHEFLRLSDFQDYLTEFIDRLEGTANARNQPREWIEGELQDWCITRDLDWGIEYPGKEELVLYVWVDAPVEYVSSTKAYSERVGREEFDWEEPWQEEGELVHVIGRDIIQHHTVFWPSMLHGVDYNEPRAVLASGFVNLDGKGFSTSRDRAVWVDDYLDEGFDPDLYRYYIATGSGFQQDIDFSWERFAERVNGELVGTVGNFLYRSLLFAHRNYDGTPDADVSAEVEDRIEDAIEDFRAGVNNYSVRAVGQSAVKLAQFGNEYIQGHEPWNLDDPERADVIRDCVQIAKAVVVLSEPIMPGTAERLWDQLDESGSVHEVGVGAALDAPSETFDAPTEPFEGIDDDRVAELNERLEAQIAAASESSDTTDANESADEETSDDESEDIAIEPLADDRIGFEAFGELDVRVGEVEHAEGIEGADDLARLEVDLGAETRQIVAGIKQLHDLDALPGTRVVVLANIEKAELFGVESNGMVLAAGEDADLLTTHADSPPGTKIR, from the coding sequence ATGAGCCACGAGACGTTCCCCACCGACCACCCCGCGGTGGTCACCTGCGGGTTGCCCTACGCCAACGGCGACCTCCACGTCGGCCACCTCCGAACCTACGTCGGCGGCGACGCGCTGGCGCGCTCGCTCCGCAAACTCGGCCAGGAGACCGCGTTCGTCTCCGGATCGGACATGCACGGCACCCCCGTCGCGGTCAACGCCTGGGAGGAGGGCGTCAGCCCCGAGGAGTTCGCGCTCCGGCACCACGAGAAGTATCAAGAAACCTTCCCGAAGTTCGACATCGAGTTCGACAATTACGGTCACACCCGTGAGGAGACCAACGTCGAACTCACCCAGGCGTTCGTCGGCGAACTCGACGAGGGCGGCCACATCTACGAACAGGAGATCGAGGTCGCATGGGACCCCGAGGCCGACCAGCCCCTGCCCGACCGGTACGTCGAGGGGACCTGCCCGTACTGCGGCGAGCACGCCCGCGGCGACGAGTGCGACGAGGGCTGTGGCCGCCACCTCGAACCCGGCGAGATCGAGGACCCGACCAGCGTGGTCACGGGGAACCCCGCCGAGTACCGCACCCGCGAACACGAGTTCCTCCGGCTCTCGGACTTCCAGGACTATCTCACCGAGTTCATCGACCGACTGGAAGGCACCGCGAACGCGAGGAACCAGCCCCGCGAGTGGATCGAGGGCGAACTCCAGGACTGGTGTATCACGCGCGACCTCGACTGGGGGATCGAGTACCCCGGCAAGGAGGAGCTCGTGCTCTACGTCTGGGTGGATGCCCCGGTCGAGTACGTGTCGAGCACGAAGGCCTACTCCGAACGCGTCGGACGGGAGGAGTTCGACTGGGAGGAACCCTGGCAGGAGGAGGGCGAGCTCGTCCACGTCATCGGCCGCGACATCATCCAGCACCACACCGTCTTCTGGCCCTCGATGCTCCACGGCGTCGACTACAACGAACCCCGCGCGGTGCTCGCGAGCGGGTTCGTCAACCTCGACGGTAAGGGGTTCTCGACCAGCCGAGATCGCGCGGTCTGGGTCGACGACTATCTGGACGAAGGGTTCGACCCCGACCTCTATCGGTACTACATCGCCACCGGCAGCGGCTTCCAACAGGACATCGACTTCTCGTGGGAGCGCTTCGCCGAGCGGGTCAACGGCGAGCTCGTCGGCACGGTCGGGAACTTCCTCTATCGGTCGCTGCTGTTCGCCCACCGTAACTACGACGGGACGCCCGACGCCGACGTCTCCGCGGAAGTCGAGGACCGCATCGAGGACGCCATCGAGGACTTCCGGGCGGGCGTCAACAACTACTCGGTCAGGGCGGTCGGGCAGTCGGCCGTCAAACTCGCCCAGTTCGGCAACGAGTACATCCAGGGCCACGAGCCGTGGAACCTCGACGACCCCGAACGAGCCGACGTGATCCGCGACTGTGTCCAGATCGCGAAGGCCGTCGTGGTGCTTTCGGAGCCGATCATGCCCGGCACCGCCGAACGGCTCTGGGACCAGCTCGACGAGTCGGGCTCCGTCCACGAGGTCGGCGTCGGGGCGGCGCTCGACGCGCCCTCCGAAACCTTCGACGCACCCACAGAACCGTTCGAGGGGATCGACGACGACCGTGTCGCCGAACTCAACGAGCGTTTGGAAGCCCAGATCGCGGCGGCCAGCGAGAGTTCGGACACGACGGATGCCAACGAATCGGCGGACGAGGAGACATCCGACGACGAATCGGAGGACATCGCTATCGAACCGCTCGCCGACGACCGGATCGGGTTCGAGGCGTTCGGCGAACTCGACGTTCGAGTGGGCGAGGTCGAGCACGCCGAGGGGATCGAGGGCGCGGACGACCTCGCACGGCTGGAGGTGGATCTGGGTGCCGAGACCCGCCAGATCGTCGCGGGCATCAAACAGCTCCACGACCTCGACGCGCTGCCCGGAACCCGGGTGGTGGTGCTCGCGAACATCGAGAAGGCCGAACTGTTCGGTGTCGAGAGCAACGGCATGGTCCTCGCGGCGGGCGAGGACGCGGACCTGCTCACCACCCACGCCGACAGCCCGCCGGGGACGAAGATCCGGTAG
- a CDS encoding TRAM domain-containing protein, translating into MEISDKLLCLFNADVSETGDTYTVEVPRREVDTGSIETGETYRVALISRESVESGTSGSSSSSNRPSTEPQPPVDVGEMRYVEVEDIGKQGDGIARVERGYVIIVPGAEVGEQVKVEVTEVKSNFAVGEIIE; encoded by the coding sequence ATGGAAATCTCTGATAAACTCCTGTGTCTGTTCAACGCTGATGTCTCCGAGACCGGCGACACCTACACCGTCGAGGTGCCGCGGCGCGAGGTCGATACCGGTTCGATCGAGACGGGTGAGACCTATCGCGTGGCGCTGATCTCGCGCGAGTCGGTCGAGAGCGGGACGAGCGGGTCATCGTCGTCGTCGAACCGCCCCTCGACCGAGCCACAGCCGCCGGTCGACGTCGGCGAGATGCGCTACGTCGAGGTCGAGGACATCGGCAAGCAGGGCGACGGTATCGCCCGCGTCGAGCGGGGCTACGTCATCATCGTCCCCGGAGCGGAGGTCGGCGAACAGGTCAAGGTCGAGGTCACCGAAGTGAAATCCAACTTCGCGGTGGGCGAGATAATCGAGTAG